One Mycobacteroides salmoniphilum DNA segment encodes these proteins:
- a CDS encoding acyl-CoA dehydrogenase family protein produces the protein MDRTALESRLSHVAAVRRHLPELADKLESLGLITAEDPGTNVVEIWKKHDGPRLTAPKDLGGLGATCVETLELQRGIGYLSPSLAAATTMHYLSVAGLADFATTTDEATVGLIKSLIENRTVFASGFSEGTIAGSVFRPTMEAAPADGGYTVTGQKKPCSLADSMDCIMASVLLNDTGQRAITLIWNGSPGLSVAPLWTSSPLSAAQTHAVIFEDVFVPNELMMVSDVEDPDGRNEKSGYVLFGLIITAGYVGAATRLALKLADRSDFTEADFVELFSPIEGVWRALRMVAERYDAGDRSDALFADLLWIRLGLRDQLQPSVARIVSRVGGVAFATDPEIAYLASCISAYSFHPPTMRESGAFLLDHELRGEISLTVE, from the coding sequence ATGGACCGCACCGCACTCGAATCGCGACTGTCTCACGTCGCCGCCGTCCGCAGGCATCTCCCGGAACTCGCGGACAAGCTGGAGTCGCTTGGTCTCATAACCGCCGAAGACCCAGGAACGAACGTCGTCGAGATCTGGAAGAAGCACGACGGACCCCGATTGACCGCGCCCAAGGACCTCGGCGGACTGGGTGCGACCTGTGTGGAAACACTTGAGCTGCAACGCGGTATCGGTTACCTGAGCCCGTCGCTCGCCGCCGCGACCACCATGCACTACCTCTCCGTCGCGGGCCTGGCCGACTTCGCCACGACAACCGATGAGGCGACCGTGGGTCTGATCAAGTCGCTGATCGAGAACCGGACCGTGTTCGCCTCAGGTTTCTCGGAAGGCACCATCGCGGGCAGCGTGTTCCGGCCGACAATGGAAGCGGCACCGGCCGACGGCGGCTACACCGTCACCGGACAGAAGAAGCCGTGCAGCCTCGCCGACAGCATGGATTGCATCATGGCAAGCGTGCTTCTCAATGACACCGGGCAGCGGGCGATCACGCTCATCTGGAACGGCAGCCCCGGGCTCAGCGTCGCACCGCTGTGGACCAGCTCGCCGCTGTCGGCAGCACAAACTCACGCGGTGATCTTCGAGGACGTATTCGTCCCCAACGAACTGATGATGGTCAGCGATGTGGAAGATCCCGACGGCCGGAACGAGAAGTCGGGCTACGTCCTGTTCGGTCTCATCATCACTGCGGGCTATGTCGGGGCCGCGACGCGCCTTGCGCTCAAACTCGCCGACCGCAGCGACTTCACCGAGGCCGACTTCGTCGAACTGTTCTCACCGATCGAAGGAGTCTGGCGTGCGCTGCGCATGGTCGCCGAACGCTACGACGCCGGAGACCGAAGCGACGCGCTGTTCGCTGATCTGTTGTGGATCCGGCTAGGTCTGCGCGACCAGCTTCAGCCGAGTGTGGCCCGCATCGTCTCAAGGGTGGGTGGCGTCGCCTTCGCCACCGATCCCGAGATCGCCTACCTCGCGTCGTGTATCTCGGCCTACTCGTTCCACCCGCCGACGATGCGCGAATCCGGCGCGTTCCTACTTGACCACGAACTGCGCGGCGAGATCAGCCTGACCGTCGAATAG